From one Lotus japonicus ecotype B-129 chromosome 3, LjGifu_v1.2 genomic stretch:
- the LOC130744553 gene encoding uncharacterized protein LOC130744553 encodes MVIILLLCLCFTLQNFEVDGHIPNLSQNGYLDSEFEERLKIINKPPIKSIHTVFGHIVDCIDINKQLAFDNPLLKNHKIQLKPSFKETTTELKVNESIFPTLGNDLCPEGTIPVRRATKEDLIREKLFSNNIGTLTLVNPGTHFAGVRLNLRPKVYIGINGTISVYTPTVEEGQMSSAYIWASNGTDPNYENNIQAGWQVYPTLSGDVKAHFYTSWSNGHQKTGCTNLLCAGFVQTSQRIYLGTPFSSTSTYGGPTSQMTVSLTQEEITTNWWLRAENTYIGYFPKELFSGYLYYADQAGWTGKTIRGNLPSPPMGSGHLPDGNYRHSAYIARMAYRDRQRQDAVPLTGELVLDADSPQCYNVTWDKYVDDNLQHTIEFGGPGGLDCEP; translated from the exons ATGGTCATTATCTTGTTGCTTTGCTTGTGTTTCACACTCCAAAACTTTGAAGTTGATGGGCATATCCCAAATTTATCCCAAAATGGATATTTGGATTCCGAGTTTGAGGAACGTTTGAAAATCATCAACAAGCCTCCCATCAAGAGTATTCAT ACAGTGTTTGGGCACATTGTTGATTGTATTGATATAAATAAACAATTAGCTTTTGACAATCCTTTACTAAAAAATCATAAGATCCAG CTAAAACCCAGTTTCAAAGAAACTACAACTGAACTAAAGGTAAATGAAAGCATATTTCCTACACTTGGGAATGATTTGTGCCCTGAAGGAACAATTCCTGTTCGGAGAGCAACCAAAGAAGACCTCATCCGTGAAAAATTGTTCTCAAATAATATTGGTACCCTAACTCTGGTTAACCCTGGCACTCAT TTTGCAGGAGTACGCTTAAATTTACGTCCAAAGGTCTATATCGGAATTAATGGAACTATTAGTGTATATACTCCAACTGTTGAGGAGGGTCAAATGAGTTCTGCTTATATATGGGCTTCAAATGGAACGGATCCTAACTACGAAAACAATATCCAAGCTGGATGGCAG GTATATCCAACGTTATCTGGAGATGTCAAAGCTCATTTCTACACATCTTGG TCAAATGGTCATCAGAAAACAGGATGCACCAATTTGCTATGTGCAGGTTTTGTGCAAACTAGTCAAAGAATCTACCTGGGTACACCATTTAGTAGTACATCGACCTATGGTGGACCAACATCTCAGATGACCGTCTCTCTTACTCAG GAAGAAATTACTACTAACTGGTGGCTAAGGGCTGAGAACACATATATCGGATACTTTCCCAAAGAATTGTTTTCTGGTTACTTATATTATGCGGATCAAGCTGGTTGGACTGGTAAAACAATTAGAGGTAATCTTCCGAGTCCTCCAATGGGTTCTGGACACTTACCAGATGGCAATTATCGTCATTCAGCGTATATTGCACGAATGGCATATAGGGATCGACAAAGACAAGATGCTGTACCCCTTACAGGTGAGCTTGTTCTAGATGCTGACAGCCCCCAATGCTACAATGTGACATGGGATAAATATGTCGATGACAACCTACAACATACTATAGAATTTGGGGGACCTGGTGGCCTGGATTGTGAACCATGA